A genomic window from Paenibacillus antri includes:
- a CDS encoding SRPBCC family protein, translating into MNLTLSLDFQYTTTIEKLWSALTDSSKLAKWVANIQTGQPMENNFKPVVGHHFQFRTQPTEYWNGIIEGEVLIVEEPHRLSYTWASGEKHTITWTLQDLGDGKVNLHLEQTGISNAQALNGAKYGWSKWCGDLEKVFA; encoded by the coding sequence ATGAATTTAACATTATCCCTGGATTTTCAGTACACGACAACGATCGAGAAGCTCTGGTCCGCCTTAACCGATTCGAGCAAGCTTGCCAAGTGGGTGGCCAACATCCAAACCGGTCAGCCGATGGAAAATAATTTTAAGCCCGTCGTGGGACACCATTTTCAATTTCGCACGCAACCGACCGAATATTGGAACGGAATTATTGAGGGCGAAGTCTTGATTGTGGAGGAACCGCACCGGTTGTCCTATACTTGGGCGAGCGGCGAGAAGCACACGATCACCTGGACGTTGCAGGACCTAGGGGACGGAAAGGTTAACCTTCATCTCGAACAAACCGGAATTTCTAATGCTCAAGCGCTCAATGGAGCGAAATACGGCTGGAGTAAATGGTGCGGCGATCTTGAAAAAGTATTTGCCTAG
- a CDS encoding ArsR/SmtB family transcription factor, whose product MSENKQIRDVFDAIADPTRRRLIQLLSEKAEIPLHELTVQFPMGRTAVSKHLTILKEAGLVLDRKVGRETRFRLNASPLREIQDWVAFYSKFWSKNMLRLGQLLEEEEE is encoded by the coding sequence GTGAGCGAGAACAAACAGATTCGAGATGTGTTTGACGCGATTGCAGATCCGACCAGGCGCCGACTGATTCAACTATTGTCGGAGAAAGCGGAGATACCGCTCCATGAATTAACGGTACAGTTTCCGATGGGGCGTACAGCGGTATCCAAGCATTTGACAATTCTTAAAGAGGCCGGCTTAGTACTTGACCGGAAAGTCGGCAGAGAAACGCGATTTAGGCTGAACGCCTCTCCGCTCAGAGAAATTCAAGATTGGGTGGCTTTCTACAGCAAGTTCTGGAGTAAGAATATGTTGCGCTTGGGCCAACTATTAGAGGAGGAAGAAGAATGA